The following coding sequences lie in one Bacteroidota bacterium genomic window:
- a CDS encoding DUF2513 domain-containing protein has protein sequence MKRNFDLVRAILLQVEHEGDPEEPLVTSIAVKGHEQALTNEHVKLMIESGLLEGDCKFSTNNRILLTAVRGLTPRGYDFLDNIRNEGVWKKIKEHITGTVGSASLDVFESFANQIIKAAVTRPRQSG, from the coding sequence ATGAAGCGTAATTTTGATCTGGTCCGAGCGATCCTGCTGCAAGTGGAACACGAAGGTGACCCTGAAGAGCCGTTGGTGACGTCTATTGCAGTTAAAGGCCATGAGCAGGCGCTTACAAATGAGCACGTCAAATTGATGATAGAAAGCGGTCTGCTCGAAGGAGACTGCAAGTTTTCCACCAACAACCGCATTTTGCTCACCGCAGTTCGAGGACTCACACCCCGCGGATATGATTTTCTGGACAACATCAGAAACGAAGGCGTCTGGAAGAAAATCAAAGAGCACATTACTGGCACGGTTGGGTCCGCATCATTGGATGTGTTTGAGTCTTTTGCCAATCAAATTATCAAAGCTGCTGTAACCCGCCCTCGTCAAAGTGGCTAG
- a CDS encoding formyltransferase family protein — translation MQRFAEEAGIPYASISPSSLSEDLDEWVANSSPDLVLVQTFPHLIPAESLGKPPFGYYNLHPSPLPSYRGPDPIFWQVAQNEKQSGITLHQMSTSFDTGPVLHVESIPIEATDTYGIVQTNLSYAAINALKEFIHTALPSPKAQPQEEAASSSQGKPQTQDLVIDWANMGAADIAALVRACNPHQNGAITFFRDVMTRVLEVSIQDLDRVPKLPAGSVVAADAERGLQVLCADDRALSLGILHVEEGYYSGNRFCEVFAVGLGEKFCTPSFLS, via the coding sequence ATGCAGCGTTTTGCTGAAGAAGCCGGCATTCCCTACGCAAGCATCTCTCCAAGCAGTCTTTCTGAAGATCTCGATGAATGGGTTGCAAACAGTAGTCCTGATCTTGTTCTTGTGCAAACATTCCCACACCTGATCCCTGCAGAAAGCCTGGGTAAACCTCCGTTTGGGTATTACAATCTACATCCAAGTCCCCTGCCGTCTTATCGTGGTCCTGATCCTATTTTCTGGCAGGTGGCGCAAAACGAAAAGCAGAGCGGCATCACATTGCACCAAATGTCTACCTCATTTGATACCGGTCCGGTGTTACACGTAGAATCCATACCGATTGAGGCCACGGACACCTACGGGATTGTGCAAACCAACCTGAGTTACGCTGCAATTAATGCGTTAAAAGAGTTTATACACACGGCACTCCCATCCCCCAAAGCCCAGCCGCAAGAAGAAGCAGCAAGCTCAAGCCAGGGCAAGCCGCAAACACAGGATCTTGTCATTGACTGGGCCAACATGGGAGCAGCTGATATTGCAGCCCTGGTGCGTGCTTGCAATCCGCATCAAAATGGTGCCATTACGTTTTTCAGGGATGTTATGACGCGTGTACTGGAAGTTAGCATTCAGGATCTGGACCGTGTACCCAAGTTACCTGCCGGCTCCGTGGTTGCAGCTGACGCTGAGCGGGGACTTCAGGTGCTGTGCGCAGACGACCGGGCCTTGTCGCTCGGCATCTTGCACGTTGAAGAGGGCTACTATTCTGGCAACCGTTTTTGTGAAGTTTTTGCAGTGGGACTCGGAGAGAAATTTTGTACACCTTCGTTCTTATCTTAA
- a CDS encoding OsmC family protein, with product MYKIKVERVDDDFHFVGTNERGNQVHMDTGVKEGGHGEGAGPMQLLVMAIGGCSGIDIISILKKGRQQVDDFNVDLTAERFEGEVPSLFKKVHAHYTLKGDLDHEKVKRAIELSIGKYCSVSKTIEATAEITFSYTVNDVDYV from the coding sequence ATGTACAAAATAAAAGTTGAGCGGGTTGACGATGATTTTCACTTCGTAGGTACAAACGAACGCGGCAACCAGGTGCACATGGACACCGGCGTGAAAGAAGGCGGCCACGGTGAAGGTGCCGGCCCCATGCAGTTGCTCGTTATGGCAATCGGCGGATGCTCAGGCATCGACATCATCTCTATCCTGAAAAAAGGGCGACAGCAGGTTGATGACTTCAATGTAGACCTGACAGCAGAACGTTTCGAAGGTGAAGTCCCCTCTCTTTTCAAAAAGGTTCACGCACACTATACCCTCAAAGGTGATCTTGATCACGAGAAAGTAAAGCGCGCTATCGAACTCAGCATTGGGAAGTATTGCTCGGTGTCGAAAACCATAGAAGCTACGGCAGAAATCACGTTTTCATACACGGTAAATGACGTAGACTATGTCTGA